The Sulfobacillus thermosulfidooxidans DSM 9293 genome includes a window with the following:
- a CDS encoding FAD-dependent oxidoreductase, with the protein MAHILIIGGSDAGISAALRAREVDPTAPVTMLVADAFPNYSICGLPFYLSGEVADWHQLAHRTLGDIESAGIRVRLNTRALAIDPASHTVRVQTESQAPETVPYDKLVIGTGAEPIRPPIPGVDHPGVFLLHSMADSFRVAAHLDTHQPQRALIIGAGYIGLEMADALRHRGLAVTVAEQAPAVLPTIDPDLGGRLGTHLTAHGVAVRTGIRIERITRTGDTLHVTGSPSFAEDTDLVLVVVGVQPVTDLAHAAGLALGLKGAIPVDRTMATALPDIYAAGDCVETYHRLLGAPTYLPLGTTAHKQGRVAGDNAAGGDAHFAGSLGTQVVKVFDWAIARTGFRDHEAVAAGYQPQTVEFTAWDHKAYYPGARELTFRITGDRETGRLLGAQMLGHWQAAVAKRIDFFAMALYHQMTVAQCLEVDLSYTPPLGSPWDAVQMAAEHWLRVARSGRSR; encoded by the coding sequence ATGGCTCATATTCTGATCATCGGCGGCAGTGATGCCGGCATCAGCGCGGCGCTGCGCGCCCGAGAAGTGGATCCCACCGCCCCCGTCACCATGCTGGTGGCCGATGCCTTTCCCAACTACAGCATCTGCGGTCTGCCCTTCTATCTCAGCGGCGAGGTGGCCGATTGGCACCAGCTCGCGCATCGCACGCTGGGCGACATTGAATCAGCGGGCATCCGGGTCCGGTTGAACACCCGGGCGCTCGCCATCGATCCGGCGTCACATACGGTGCGGGTGCAAACTGAGAGCCAAGCCCCCGAGACGGTACCGTATGACAAGCTGGTGATCGGCACGGGAGCAGAACCCATTCGACCGCCCATACCGGGGGTGGATCACCCGGGAGTCTTCTTGCTCCATAGTATGGCGGATAGTTTCCGGGTGGCGGCCCATCTGGACACCCACCAGCCCCAGCGCGCGCTCATCATTGGGGCGGGCTACATCGGACTGGAAATGGCCGATGCCTTGCGGCACCGCGGACTGGCCGTGACGGTGGCGGAACAGGCGCCGGCCGTCTTACCGACCATCGATCCTGACTTGGGCGGGCGCCTGGGGACGCATCTCACCGCCCACGGTGTTGCGGTCCGGACGGGCATCCGGATCGAGCGCATCACGCGAACGGGTGACACGTTGCACGTCACGGGGTCCCCCAGCTTCGCGGAGGACACCGACCTGGTCTTGGTGGTGGTCGGGGTTCAACCCGTCACGGACCTGGCGCACGCGGCGGGGTTGGCCCTGGGCCTGAAAGGCGCCATTCCGGTGGACCGGACGATGGCCACGGCACTGCCCGACATTTACGCCGCGGGTGACTGTGTTGAAACCTATCATCGGTTGCTCGGCGCGCCGACCTATTTGCCGCTGGGGACGACGGCGCACAAGCAGGGACGGGTCGCGGGTGACAATGCGGCCGGGGGTGACGCGCACTTCGCCGGATCCCTCGGCACCCAGGTGGTCAAAGTGTTCGACTGGGCCATTGCGCGCACGGGCTTTCGCGATCACGAAGCCGTGGCGGCCGGCTATCAGCCGCAGACGGTCGAATTCACGGCATGGGACCACAAGGCTTACTATCCCGGTGCCCGCGAGCTGACGTTTCGCATCACCGGCGATCGTGAAACGGGCCGCCTCTTAGGCGCCCAGATGCTGGGGCACTGGCAAGCCGCGGTGGCCAAGCGCATCGATTTCTTTGCCATGGCGCTGTATCACCAGATGACGGTGGCCCAATGCTTGGAGGTGGACCTCAGCTACACACCGCCTTTGGGGAGCCCCTGGGATGCGGTGCAAATGGCCGCGGAGCATTGGTTGCGCGTGGCGCGATCGGGCCGTTCGAGATGA
- a CDS encoding cation diffusion facilitator family transporter, with protein MARRNPHHAKTEEVVATAEHHHHSHGPANGFGRAIAVTVVLIVAKALGAWWGHSLALGADAAHSLGDVGALGLAWYADRQRRRPPTAHFTFGWGRLEVLAGLANALLLWVMAGALGWDALQHWRQPAANAGIMAVAAGVSLIANGVLAWGFRDPQDFNRRSALWHLATDSAGSLGVLLAAAVLWRTGWSPVNAVVTLVIAVLMVWGGWGVVRDTVRVLLEAAPASIPLAQIEAQMAAVPGVDAVHDLHVWTVSSEAPALACHVTLTAAAPPPQDVLCQLHEVLVPYGITHSTIQVETGDEAHPEPPW; from the coding sequence ATGGCAAGGCGGAATCCCCACCACGCGAAAACAGAGGAGGTTGTCGCCACGGCCGAGCATCATCACCACAGTCACGGGCCCGCAAACGGGTTCGGCCGCGCCATCGCCGTGACCGTGGTCCTCATTGTCGCCAAAGCACTCGGCGCCTGGTGGGGCCACAGCCTCGCCTTGGGTGCGGATGCGGCGCATTCGCTGGGGGATGTGGGCGCGCTGGGGCTGGCTTGGTATGCCGATCGCCAGCGGCGCCGGCCACCGACCGCCCACTTTACATTTGGCTGGGGGCGTCTGGAAGTGCTCGCCGGCCTCGCCAACGCGCTCCTGTTGTGGGTGATGGCCGGCGCGTTAGGGTGGGATGCCCTACAACACTGGCGGCAGCCGGCAGCGAACGCGGGCATCATGGCGGTGGCCGCAGGCGTCTCGCTGATCGCGAATGGCGTCTTAGCCTGGGGTTTTCGCGATCCGCAGGATTTCAATCGCCGGAGCGCGCTCTGGCATTTGGCGACAGACAGTGCGGGGTCCCTCGGGGTCTTGCTCGCGGCCGCCGTGTTGTGGCGGACCGGGTGGAGTCCGGTCAATGCTGTGGTGACCCTGGTGATTGCCGTCCTGATGGTCTGGGGCGGCTGGGGGGTCGTCCGGGATACCGTGCGGGTGTTGCTGGAAGCCGCCCCGGCCTCGATCCCGCTGGCGCAAATCGAAGCCCAGATGGCTGCCGTCCCCGGCGTGGATGCCGTCCATGATTTGCACGTGTGGACCGTGAGCAGCGAGGCCCCGGCGTTGGCCTGCCATGTCACATTGACCGCCGCCGCGCCACCACCCCAAGACGTGCTCTGCCAGTTGCACGAGGTGCTGGTGCCATATGGGATCACGCATTCCACGATCCAGGTCGAAACGGGCGACGAAGCCCATCCGGAGCCGCCCTGGTAA
- a CDS encoding arsenic transporter encodes MAVALAVGLFLVVLVLIIAQPRGLSIGWTALGGAIVALLLGIVSWTNVGTVVGIVWDATLTFVAVILISLILDAVGFFEWSALHMIRVARGHGLRLFLLLGVLGALVAMLFANDGAALILTPIVYEQAKALKLDPKATVALIMASGFIADTTSLPLVVSNLVNIVSAGYFHWGFGSYALRMVPVDLVALGASLGVLYLFYRRSIPASVTTADLRSPVSAIKDPRVFRAAWVVLGLLLVGYFASQFLHWPVAIFAGAAAVGLLVIAHRSPVVPIPSLVKNAPWKIVVFSIGMYVVVFGLRNVGLTHLLGTVLTALGTHGAVAGIVGTGVVAAALSSVMNNMPTVLINALAIHDAAVGPTLHTAMAYANVVGCDLGPKFTPIGSLATLLWLHVLEQRGVRITWGYYMRVGVTLTIPVLLVTLIALWGWSAVIG; translated from the coding sequence ATGGCGGTAGCATTAGCCGTCGGACTATTTCTCGTGGTTCTTGTGCTCATTATTGCCCAACCGCGGGGTCTCTCGATTGGATGGACCGCGCTGGGTGGGGCGATCGTGGCCCTCCTGCTGGGGATTGTCTCGTGGACCAACGTCGGCACGGTGGTGGGGATTGTCTGGGATGCCACCCTCACCTTTGTCGCGGTGATTCTCATTTCGCTCATTCTCGATGCCGTGGGCTTCTTTGAGTGGTCGGCGCTGCACATGATTCGCGTCGCCCGCGGGCATGGCCTGCGCTTGTTTCTGCTCTTGGGTGTCCTGGGAGCGCTGGTGGCCATGCTGTTTGCGAATGATGGGGCTGCCCTCATCCTCACGCCGATTGTGTATGAACAAGCGAAAGCGCTCAAACTGGATCCCAAGGCGACCGTGGCCCTTATCATGGCCAGCGGCTTTATTGCGGATACCACGTCGTTGCCACTGGTGGTCTCCAACCTGGTCAATATAGTCTCGGCCGGCTATTTCCATTGGGGATTCGGATCGTATGCCCTCCGCATGGTGCCGGTAGACCTGGTGGCGTTGGGGGCGAGTCTGGGGGTGTTGTACCTCTTTTATCGTCGCTCCATACCGGCTTCGGTGACGACGGCCGACTTGCGATCGCCGGTGTCGGCCATTAAGGACCCCCGGGTCTTTCGGGCGGCGTGGGTCGTGTTGGGCCTGTTGCTTGTCGGCTATTTCGCGAGCCAGTTCCTGCATTGGCCGGTGGCGATTTTTGCGGGGGCGGCGGCGGTGGGTTTATTGGTCATCGCCCACCGGAGCCCGGTGGTCCCCATCCCGTCGTTGGTGAAAAATGCCCCCTGGAAAATCGTCGTGTTTTCGATCGGCATGTATGTCGTGGTCTTTGGTTTGCGGAACGTGGGGCTCACCCATCTGTTGGGCACGGTGTTGACAGCCCTGGGGACCCATGGCGCCGTCGCCGGCATTGTGGGCACGGGGGTCGTGGCGGCCGCGCTCTCCTCGGTGATGAACAATATGCCGACCGTGCTGATCAATGCCTTGGCGATCCATGACGCGGCGGTGGGACCGACCCTGCACACGGCCATGGCGTATGCGAACGTGGTGGGCTGTGACTTGGGGCCCAAGTTCACCCCCATTGGCTCGCTGGCCACGCTCCTCTGGCTGCACGTGTTAGAGCAGCGCGGGGTGCGCATTACCTGGGGCTATTACATGCGGGTGGGCGTGACGCTCACCATTCCGGTGCTCTTGGTCACGTTGATAGCGCTTTGGGGCTGGTCTGCCGTCATTGGATAG
- a CDS encoding glutaredoxin family protein: MAWLSHHGIAFEERDITQNEQWMDELMALGASATPTTVIEWDDQREVIVGFNQAKLTDLLLHDDSQRE, encoded by the coding sequence ATGGCGTGGCTGTCTCACCATGGGATTGCCTTTGAAGAGCGTGATATTACGCAAAACGAACAGTGGATGGACGAGTTAATGGCGCTGGGTGCCAGCGCCACCCCGACCACGGTGATTGAATGGGACGACCAACGCGAGGTTATCGTCGGTTTTAACCAGGCGAAACTCACTGACCTATTGCTTCACGATGATTCTCAGCGCGAGTGA
- a CDS encoding TRC40/GET3/ArsA family transport-energizing ATPase, with protein sequence MGYWFFSGKGGVGKTSLASATAVALAAAGQRILLVTTDPASNLADVFQQAIGPAPRAITGVPGLMAQEIDAEAAAAAYRQQALEPLRGILPDAMLATVEEQMSGPCTVEVAGFDEFVHCMLATDYDGVVFDTAPTGHTLRLLALPAAWSAHITDASQGSGQTCLGPVDQLRTSQAQYDRALQALQDPARTTFVLVTQPERAAVAETLRAADELRALGLVEPQMVVNGVIPREAADHPFFAARQAMQEAAIASLEQAWGRPARRIPLQAGEVTGLAALRDLGRWVMADVPSAR encoded by the coding sequence ATGGGCTATTGGTTCTTTTCCGGCAAAGGCGGCGTGGGGAAGACCTCCCTCGCCTCCGCCACGGCGGTGGCGCTGGCCGCGGCCGGGCAGCGCATCCTCTTGGTGACGACCGATCCGGCGTCCAATTTGGCGGACGTGTTTCAGCAGGCGATTGGGCCGGCACCCCGGGCGATTACCGGGGTGCCGGGCCTGATGGCGCAAGAAATTGATGCGGAGGCCGCCGCGGCCGCCTATCGGCAACAGGCGTTGGAACCCCTGCGCGGCATCTTGCCGGACGCCATGCTGGCCACCGTGGAGGAGCAAATGAGCGGGCCGTGTACGGTCGAAGTGGCGGGTTTTGACGAATTTGTGCACTGTATGCTGGCGACCGATTATGACGGGGTCGTGTTTGACACGGCGCCGACGGGGCATACTTTGCGGCTGTTGGCCTTGCCGGCCGCCTGGTCCGCGCACATTACGGACGCCAGTCAAGGCTCCGGGCAAACCTGCCTGGGGCCGGTGGACCAGTTACGCACGTCCCAGGCGCAATATGACAGGGCCCTCCAGGCGCTGCAGGATCCCGCCCGGACGACGTTTGTCTTGGTGACCCAACCCGAGCGGGCGGCGGTCGCGGAGACGCTCCGGGCCGCCGACGAACTGCGGGCGTTGGGGTTGGTGGAACCGCAGATGGTGGTCAATGGCGTCATCCCGCGGGAGGCCGCCGATCACCCGTTTTTTGCCGCACGCCAGGCGATGCAGGAGGCGGCTATCGCATCCTTGGAACAGGCGTGGGGCCGTCCGGCCCGCCGCATTCCGCTGCAGGCGGGCGAAGTGACGGGGTTAGCGGCCTTGCGCGATTTGGGAAGGTGGGTGATGGCGGATGTCCCCAGTGCCCGCTAA
- a CDS encoding ISAzo13 family transposase, with protein MQAFDWNEAEREHYRRMFELLAGHLDEKSTRLVGAAMALSLGAGSHSAVRGITGLAMDTLQLGVAQLRGDVALPAERIRRHGGGRKEITEIYPDLVPALRKLVEADTQGDPESPLLWTSKSLSHLADELTTQGMPVSGKTVSRLLAAEGYSMQANRKRFDRGSDHPDRDQQFQYIAAQAQDFQDRGQPVISVDAKKKETIGNFKNGGQEYQPTGEPVAVNAHDFPDPALGKAIPYGIYDPVSNTGWVSVGIDHDTAEFAVASIRQWWDQMGRTAYPNATELFITPDGGGSNGYRLHGFKLELQKFADETGLTLRVSHFPPGTSKWNRIEHRMFSAISLNWRGRPLTSHAIVVKLIGHTRTKTGLKIQAALDTNAYATGKTIDKEALAALNIERPDDQNSQWNYIIRPHVNADHSEVVG; from the coding sequence ATGCAGGCTTTTGATTGGAACGAGGCGGAGCGAGAGCATTATCGTCGGATGTTTGAACTGTTAGCCGGCCATCTCGATGAGAAGTCCACTCGGCTCGTAGGGGCAGCGATGGCGTTGTCGCTAGGAGCAGGCAGTCACAGTGCCGTTCGGGGGATCACGGGGCTGGCCATGGATACCCTACAACTCGGCGTCGCACAACTGCGCGGTGACGTGGCTCTTCCGGCCGAGAGAATCCGCCGCCACGGCGGCGGCCGTAAGGAGATTACCGAGATTTATCCGGATCTGGTTCCTGCCTTACGCAAACTGGTGGAAGCGGATACACAAGGGGATCCGGAATCGCCCTTACTGTGGACCTCGAAGAGTCTCAGTCATCTGGCGGATGAGCTGACGACACAAGGGATGCCGGTAAGTGGGAAGACGGTCTCCCGCTTGCTAGCTGCCGAAGGTTATTCGATGCAAGCGAATCGCAAGCGATTCGACCGGGGGAGCGATCACCCGGACCGCGACCAACAATTTCAGTACATTGCCGCGCAAGCCCAGGATTTTCAAGACCGCGGCCAGCCGGTGATTTCCGTGGACGCCAAAAAGAAGGAAACCATCGGCAACTTTAAAAACGGGGGCCAAGAATATCAGCCGACGGGCGAGCCCGTCGCAGTGAATGCGCATGACTTTCCCGACCCGGCGCTCGGTAAGGCCATCCCGTATGGTATTTATGATCCGGTGAGCAACACCGGTTGGGTGAGTGTGGGGATTGATCACGATACGGCCGAGTTCGCCGTCGCGAGTATCCGCCAATGGTGGGACCAGATGGGCCGTACTGCCTACCCAAACGCGACCGAGCTTTTCATCACCCCCGACGGGGGTGGTAGTAACGGGTATCGGCTCCACGGCTTCAAGCTCGAACTACAGAAGTTCGCGGACGAGACAGGCCTCACCCTGCGGGTCAGTCACTTTCCGCCCGGCACGAGCAAGTGGAATCGCATCGAGCACCGCATGTTTTCGGCCATCAGTCTCAATTGGCGCGGACGCCCCCTCACGAGCCACGCCATCGTCGTGAAATTAATTGGGCATACGCGTACCAAGACCGGTCTAAAAATTCAGGCTGCGTTGGACACCAACGCCTATGCGACCGGAAAAACGATCGATAAGGAGGCCTTAGCAGCGTTGAACATTGAACGACCCGACGATCAAAATTCACAGTGGAACTACATTATCCGGCCCCATGTCAATGCCGATCACTCAGAGGTCGTAGGTTAA
- a CDS encoding YnfA family protein: protein MLRAYVLFFFAGLAEIGGGYLVWQWLRHGRSLVVGLLGGAILFLYGIIATRQEFASFGKVYAAYGGVFIVLAVLWGWGIDHRRPDVSEWIGAAICLVGVTVMLWRR from the coding sequence ATGCTTCGAGCTTATGTCCTGTTTTTTTTCGCAGGTCTCGCCGAAATTGGCGGCGGTTACCTCGTCTGGCAATGGCTGCGCCATGGTCGATCCCTTGTGGTGGGGTTGTTAGGGGGCGCCATCCTCTTTTTGTATGGCATCATTGCCACGCGTCAGGAGTTTGCGTCGTTCGGCAAGGTGTATGCGGCTTACGGCGGGGTGTTCATTGTCCTCGCCGTGCTCTGGGGTTGGGGCATTGACCATCGACGCCCCGATGTCTCGGAATGGATCGGCGCCGCCATCTGTCTTGTCGGCGTGACCGTCATGCTCTGGCGGCGGTAA
- a CDS encoding metal-sensitive transcriptional regulator, translated as MSRTRNRQPMVHRMARIEGHVRAVREMLVSDRDCPEILIQLAAIRAALDGVARLVFEDHMDSCIVDAVETGNAEAKIAEIKTAFAQYFI; from the coding sequence ATGTCACGCACGCGTAATCGCCAACCGATGGTTCATCGCATGGCGCGGATCGAGGGGCATGTCCGCGCAGTCCGGGAGATGCTCGTCAGCGATCGGGACTGCCCGGAGATTTTGATTCAGCTGGCGGCGATTCGCGCGGCACTGGATGGGGTCGCCCGTCTGGTCTTTGAGGACCACATGGACAGTTGCATTGTCGACGCGGTCGAGACCGGCAACGCCGAGGCGAAAATTGCCGAAATCAAAACGGCGTTTGCGCAGTACTTCATCTAG
- a CDS encoding ArsA family ATPase yields the protein MSPVPAKGSRQRIFLAGKGGVGKTTLATAVAVGQAHGGRKTLLLTTDPAAHTGLVLGTAVGEDPVAVPGVPHLDVARIDPAEATARYQADILREAEMRYAPETVARLREELNSPCTEEVAVFRRFLWALLTDAYETVVFDTAPTGHTVRLLSLPLSYQQQLQVKAAGMEESRAVDDAEAATMAQALAVLRDPHQTIWAWVVYPEATPIREAQRGAAEMDALGVPPGWVFVNQVLPEAACVHPLFRQRYAMQQGYLDGLSGQFPGAVQMPVPLLATDVVGLVAVEELLAAMPPGVAMGAH from the coding sequence ATGTCCCCAGTGCCCGCTAAGGGGTCCCGGCAGCGCATCTTTCTCGCGGGCAAGGGCGGCGTCGGGAAAACCACCCTGGCGACGGCGGTGGCCGTGGGGCAGGCCCACGGGGGGCGGAAGACCCTGCTGTTGACCACCGATCCCGCGGCCCACACCGGGCTCGTCTTGGGCACGGCGGTCGGGGAGGATCCAGTGGCGGTCCCCGGGGTGCCACACCTCGACGTCGCCCGCATCGACCCCGCCGAGGCCACCGCCCGATACCAGGCGGATATCCTGCGCGAGGCCGAGATGCGGTACGCGCCGGAGACGGTCGCACGCTTGCGCGAGGAGCTGAATTCCCCGTGCACCGAAGAAGTCGCCGTCTTCCGCCGGTTCTTATGGGCACTCCTGACGGATGCGTATGAGACCGTGGTGTTTGATACGGCGCCGACTGGCCATACGGTGCGGCTCCTCAGCCTGCCGCTCAGCTACCAGCAGCAGTTGCAGGTGAAAGCCGCCGGGATGGAGGAGAGCCGGGCGGTCGACGACGCCGAAGCGGCCACGATGGCGCAGGCGTTGGCCGTGCTGCGCGACCCCCACCAGACGATCTGGGCATGGGTGGTCTACCCGGAAGCGACGCCCATCCGGGAAGCGCAGCGCGGAGCCGCCGAAATGGATGCCCTCGGCGTTCCCCCGGGGTGGGTGTTCGTCAACCAAGTGTTGCCGGAAGCGGCGTGTGTCCATCCGTTGTTTCGGCAACGCTACGCCATGCAGCAAGGCTATCTGGACGGCTTGAGCGGTCAGTTTCCCGGCGCGGTCCAGATGCCCGTGCCGCTCTTGGCGACCGACGTGGTCGGTTTGGTGGCGGTGGAAGAGCTGTTGGCGGCCATGCCGCCAGGAGTGGCAATGGGGGCCCATTAA
- a CDS encoding cation transporter, translating to MEALQMARRALRLEWVSIGWIIIEATGALWAGVQAHSVALTGFGADSLIEQLSAGILVQRLTLQVRGGDAETVEAAEHRAARWAAGLLGLLALYLVGAAAWELFGHLHETASPLGMILAAVSVALMVWLARSKRVLGQALGSAALQADAAESVVCAWMAATALVSLAANWAFHWTWVDPLAALLIAYWVVREAREAWEEAHEE from the coding sequence ATGGAAGCCCTACAGATGGCGCGTCGTGCGCTCCGGTTGGAGTGGGTGTCCATCGGTTGGATAATCATTGAAGCCACCGGCGCTCTCTGGGCGGGAGTCCAAGCCCACTCCGTCGCGTTAACCGGGTTCGGTGCCGATAGTCTGATTGAGCAGCTATCCGCCGGCATTTTAGTTCAGCGGTTGACGCTCCAGGTGCGCGGGGGCGATGCCGAAACCGTGGAGGCGGCTGAGCATCGCGCTGCCCGATGGGCCGCCGGCCTCTTGGGCCTATTGGCGCTGTACCTTGTTGGGGCGGCGGCGTGGGAGCTGTTCGGCCATCTCCACGAAACCGCGAGTCCCTTGGGAATGATCTTGGCGGCGGTTTCTGTCGCGCTGATGGTCTGGCTGGCCCGATCCAAACGGGTGCTGGGGCAGGCCTTGGGCAGCGCAGCCTTGCAGGCCGACGCCGCCGAAAGCGTGGTGTGTGCGTGGATGGCGGCCACGGCCTTGGTGAGTCTGGCCGCGAATTGGGCCTTTCACTGGACATGGGTCGATCCCCTGGCCGCTTTACTGATCGCCTATTGGGTGGTCCGGGAAGCGCGGGAGGCCTGGGAAGAAGCGCACGAAGAATGA
- a CDS encoding recombinase family protein, which produces MIYGYARVSSTTQSLDTQVAQLTAYGCEKIFQEKLSGRSLKHRTQFSALLDRLTMGDTVVVTKLDRFAHSTQDALNTMATLTERGVSLVVLNMGGDVVDTSTAIGKLLITVLAGIAEFEADLIKERQLEGIAAAKARGVYKGRPRTYTAHHKGLAHALELLAARDRNHLTVNDICAMTQVSRATLYRLARQIGHPE; this is translated from the coding sequence ATGATTTACGGCTATGCCCGGGTGAGTTCGACCACCCAAAGTCTGGACACGCAGGTCGCGCAATTGACCGCCTACGGCTGCGAGAAAATTTTCCAAGAAAAGTTGTCCGGGCGATCCCTCAAACATCGCACCCAATTTTCGGCGCTCCTTGATCGCCTCACGATGGGTGACACGGTCGTGGTCACGAAACTGGACCGCTTTGCCCACAGTACGCAAGATGCCCTCAATACCATGGCGACCTTGACCGAGCGGGGGGTGTCGCTCGTCGTCTTGAATATGGGCGGGGATGTGGTCGACACGTCCACCGCGATTGGCAAGCTCCTTATCACGGTGTTGGCCGGGATTGCCGAATTTGAGGCCGACCTGATCAAGGAACGTCAGCTCGAAGGCATTGCCGCGGCCAAAGCCCGTGGGGTCTACAAAGGACGTCCCCGGACCTACACGGCCCATCACAAAGGCCTCGCCCATGCGCTGGAACTCTTGGCGGCCCGGGATCGCAATCATCTGACGGTCAATGATATTTGTGCGATGACGCAGGTGAGTCGCGCAACATTGTATCGTTTAGCACGCCAGATCGGGCACCCGGAATAG